Below is a window of Halobaculum lipolyticum DNA.
GTTCCACACGACCGGGATCACCCCCGCCCTGTCGGAGCCGGCGCGGGCGACGACCGCCGCCCTGTTGGAGCGCGCGAGCGCCGCCGGCGCCACCACCAGCTTCGACCTCAACTACCGGAGCAAGCTGTGGAGCCACGCCGAGGCCCGCGAGGCGCTCACGGACCTGTTCGAGCACGTCGACACGCTGTTCGTCGCCCGCCGGGACGCCGAGGCGGTGCTCGACCGCGACGGCGAGGTCGTCGAGGTGGCCCACGGGCTGGCGACCGACCACGGGCTGGAGACCGTCGTGATCACCCGCGGCGACCACGGCGCGCTCGCGCTCCACGACGGCGAGGTGTTCGAACAGCCCGTGTACGAGGCGGACACGCTCGACGCCATCGGCACCGGCGACGCCTTCGTCGGCGGGTTCCTCGCCCAGCGCACGCTGGGGGGCGACATCGACGCCGCGCTGGAGTGGGGCGCCGCGACCGCGTCGCTCAAGCGCACCATCGCGGGCGACCTCGCGGTCGTCACGCCCGAGGAAGTCGAGCGCGTGATCGAGGAGGGCGCGGGCGGTATCTCGCGGTAGCCCGGGAGCTACGCCCGGCCGCGACCCCGCCCCGACGACTCCTCGGCGTGGTCGAGGGCGGTCGCGTACGCCTCCCGCACCTCGGCGAACGCCTCGCGGCTCCCGCCCTGGTCGGGGTGGGTCTCCTTCACCTTCTCGCGGTAGGCGCGCTCGACGCGGTCCTCGTCGGCCGTCGACGGGAGCCCGAGCGTGTCGAACGCCGAGACGACGGCGGTCGCGCCCCCGGGCGTCGCGGCCGCGGCCGCGCTCGGTCCGCGGTCGACGCCGACCTCCGGCACCTCGAACGGGAGCCGGCGGCCGAGGTGGCGGCCGGGCATCTCGTGTTCACACAGGATCACGAAGTCGTCGCTGTCGGCGTCGTCCCGGATCGCGAAGTAGGCGTGGACGTCGAAGGTGAGCGCGACCTTGCGCTCGGGCAGGTAGAAGGCGACGCGGGTACCGTCGCGGTCGACGTCCTCGAGGAACCGCTCGTCGATGCTGCGGAGGTAGTCGCGGATCTCGGCCTTCCGGCGGAGCGACCCCTGGTCGGGACCGCCGCTCCGGGCCGGCGGGTCCGGGAACCAGCGGTTGGCCGCGAGGAACACCGCCGCGACGCCGACGGAGGCGAGCATCCCGAAGACCACGCCCCACACCAACCACCCCGGCAGCGCGGCGATCCACTCACCGAACACGGCCGTCGATTGGCGACGGCCGCTCTTGAACCCCTCGCCGGGGAGTGAAGGTCTCGGCGGGCGTGGTCGTCCCCGTGCCGATCATTCGCTTCGAGGAAGCCGACACGGACGACCTGACCGCGGTCGGGGAGGGGATCACGCGCCCGGCCCGCGACGCCGGACGGCTCCGAACCGGGACCGACGTGGGGAAGTACGCCGTCGACCACGGCGACGGTTGTGGCGTCTGCGGCGCGCCGATCCGC
It encodes the following:
- the kdgK1 gene encoding bifunctional 2-dehydro-3-deoxygluconokinase/2-dehydro-3-deoxygalactonokinase — protein: MTDLVTFGETMLRLSPPQGTRLETTEEFDVRIGGAESNVAVAGASLGVDSAWLSKLPRSPLGRHVVRELRSHGVRTGVAWDDGDDARLGTYYLEHGGDPRGTNVIYDRADASVTTVAPEQLPLGVLDDTAAFHTTGITPALSEPARATTAALLERASAAGATTSFDLNYRSKLWSHAEAREALTDLFEHVDTLFVARRDAEAVLDRDGEVVEVAHGLATDHGLETVVITRGDHGALALHDGEVFEQPVYEADTLDAIGTGDAFVGGFLAQRTLGGDIDAALEWGAATASLKRTIAGDLAVVTPEEVERVIEEGAGGISR
- a CDS encoding J domain-containing protein, with the translated sequence MFGEWIAALPGWLVWGVVFGMLASVGVAAVFLAANRWFPDPPARSGGPDQGSLRRKAEIRDYLRSIDERFLEDVDRDGTRVAFYLPERKVALTFDVHAYFAIRDDADSDDFVILCEHEMPGRHLGRRLPFEVPEVGVDRGPSAAAAATPGGATAVVSAFDTLGLPSTADEDRVERAYREKVKETHPDQGGSREAFAEVREAYATALDHAEESSGRGRGRA